The sequence below is a genomic window from Phycisphaerales bacterium AB-hyl4.
ATCCGATGCGTACCTCTGATATTTGCGGAGTGCCGTTGTCGTAGCGTTCTTTTAGCGCCGCCACCACCTTCGCCTGCATCGGTGTAAAGGTGAACGTGTGATCTCCCCATCGGACCACGTCGCACTCGTCCGAAAACGTCCACACCGGTTTACCGGATTCAGATTCGGTCTGCTGCGATGGCTCGGGCGTCGTCTGGTTGCGATCTCCAATCTTCGCGTTAACCATCCACGCCAGGCTGCGCAGGTAATCCGCTGTTTCCTCGGCGTAATCCATTACATCATTGAACTGCTCGCGGATGTCTTCCCCGTAGCGGTCCACCAACTCTACGTGACACCCTCGCTCGATCAGGTCGCGGCATCGTTCGTATGATTCGGGACTATTCGCAGCAGCCCGTGCCGCGTCTTCCCACGCTCGCAGCCTGTCCCGAGCTTCTGCTGTCCGGTTCTCAAACTCTGCTGCCGTCGCGCCGTTGATGAACATTTGAAGCCATCGCCGGGCCTGCTCCCGTCTCCCCGCTGGCACACGTCGATCAGGTCCACGGTATTGATCGGCCAGCCACCCGCTCGGGCGCTGCGTTGCCGATCCAGCTAAGCGGTCGGGTAGGTCTTTCGTCAGCGTGTGAGCCGAAAGATTCGCCAGTGCCTCGGCGATTGGTTTAATGGCGTCCCTGCACGGATGCCACGGCTGCCGGTTGCTGTTTGACATGATTGCACCTTTCATTGTCGGGCCGGTCGGCCAGCCGCAACGCGAAGGTGCAACGCGTCACGGCCGGCCAGCCGTTCACCGGGGGATCAATCCCGGTGCCCGATGGTTACATTTTACTTCGCGGTCGCCTTCGCGCCACGCTTCGCTTTGCCCTTGGATCGCGTCTGCCGCGTCTTCGCTTGCTTCCCGCCCTTGGCGTCGGCCTCGCCCTTGCTCGTCTTCGTGGTGGCGTCAGCGTCGGGGTACAGCCATTGGCGGACGTACTCGACTACCACGCGCAGGTCCGCAAGCTCCACATCCTCTAGGTAGTGCTCGATCATGCCCGCCCCAGCGTGCCCCATGATGGCGCTTACCGCGTCGTAGTCTTTCGTGCGTCGCCCCACGGTGTAGAACGTGTGCCGCAGCCATGAGAAGCCGCAGCCCTCGGGCCGTTCAATCTTCGCCTTCGTGAACAGCTTGCGGAACTCCTGCCCGACGTAATCTCCGTGCGTCACGCTCTTGATGCCGCCGTTGTCGTCGTGGTTGGCGCTTTCGGATTTCACCCACAGATAACCCCGGCGGGTGATGAACACGCGGTCGGCGTGTGCCTCATCACGCGGGGCCGGGCGTGTCGCCATCGCTTCGCGGATCGCGTCCACGGTGACAGTCCACAGCGGGGCCACGCGGTCTACCTCGGTTTTGAATCGGGCCATCATCACCACGCCCCGGTCTAGGTCAATGTCGCCGTGCCGTAGGTCGGCGCAGTCCACCGCATAGAAGCCGGCGTTAATGCCGAGCAGGATCATTGCCCGCATCTGCGGCGACGCCTCGGCGAGTAGGGCGCGGACCATCGGCCCGTCGAGTAGCTTTTTCCCCTTCTCCCGCCGGCTGCGACGTACCGCACGTTTCAACCCACGGGCGCGGAAGTCGTCACCGAACCGGGGGGCCTGCTCGATATGCCCCTGGTCGTATGCCCATGTGAACACTGACCGAATGGCGTTGATGTGGTTCGCCATCGTGGTTGTGACCATCGACGCGCTCAAGTGCTCTTTCACCACCGCGAAGTCTTGCGGGGTCAGCTTGTCCGCTGCCTTGTTCCGCCCCAGCGCCTCGGCCACGGCTCGGCCAGCACGCTGATACCGTCGCCACATCGTCGGCCCCATCGCCCGGTCCCGGTTGTGGTCGGTGTCGCTGCGCGATGGGCGAACGTCGGGGCGTCGATAGGCAAGGTAGCGGTTGAAGCAATCCGCCACGGTCGTAACGCCGGTGGGCGAAGTCTCGACGGGTAGGCCGGCGTGCAGCCTGCTCGCGTTTTCTAGGTAGCGGTCGCGTGCGCC
It includes:
- a CDS encoding tyrosine-type recombinase/integrase, producing MAKQASKPKWPHSDTVKMTAHRNGQWCKKIRQRLHYFGPWNDPDGARDRYLENASRLHAGLPVETSPTGVTTVADCFNRYLAYRRPDVRPSRSDTDHNRDRAMGPTMWRRYQRAGRAVAEALGRNKAADKLTPQDFAVVKEHLSASMVTTTMANHINAIRSVFTWAYDQGHIEQAPRFGDDFRARGLKRAVRRSRREKGKKLLDGPMVRALLAEASPQMRAMILLGINAGFYAVDCADLRHGDIDLDRGVVMMARFKTEVDRVAPLWTVTVDAIREAMATRPAPRDEAHADRVFITRRGYLWVKSESANHDDNGGIKSVTHGDYVGQEFRKLFTKAKIERPEGCGFSWLRHTFYTVGRRTKDYDAVSAIMGHAGAGMIEHYLEDVELADLRVVVEYVRQWLYPDADATTKTSKGEADAKGGKQAKTRQTRSKGKAKRGAKATAK